The Lacipirellula parvula genome window below encodes:
- a CDS encoding CHRD domain-containing protein, producing the protein MRIALLFGCAAIIFASMEAAFAHTSIYTTTLSGPNEFPANPSLGTGTAKVTVDYDLLTMRVQATFSGLSGNTTASHIHGPIPAPPANPLAGVATPTPSFPGFPLGVQSGSYDQTFDMTQASSFNPAFVTANGGTVGTAMNVFFAGLDAGKMYLNIHTTNTPGGEIRGFFTLVPEPSTLGLGVVGLLAGAAFRRRALAIA; encoded by the coding sequence ATGAGAATTGCACTACTGTTTGGCTGCGCTGCGATCATTTTCGCTTCGATGGAAGCGGCGTTCGCGCACACGTCGATTTACACGACCACGTTGAGCGGCCCCAACGAGTTTCCCGCTAATCCGTCGCTGGGGACCGGAACCGCGAAAGTCACCGTCGACTACGATCTGCTCACCATGCGGGTGCAAGCGACGTTTAGCGGGTTAAGCGGCAACACGACGGCGTCGCACATTCATGGGCCCATTCCAGCTCCGCCGGCCAACCCGCTCGCTGGGGTCGCGACGCCGACTCCCTCGTTCCCCGGATTTCCGCTGGGCGTGCAGTCGGGAAGCTATGATCAGACGTTCGATATGACGCAAGCATCCAGCTTCAACCCAGCGTTCGTGACGGCAAACGGCGGTACCGTAGGGACGGCGATGAATGTGTTCTTTGCCGGGCTCGACGCCGGCAAGATGTATCTCAACATTCACACGACGAACACTCCTGGCGGCGAGATTCGCGGCTTCTTTACTCTCGTGCCTGAACCCTCGACGTTGGGCCTTGGCGTCGTCGGCCTCTTGGCAGGCGCCGCTTTCCGCCGGCGTGCATTGGCAATCGCTTAG
- a CDS encoding DUF1559 domain-containing protein produces the protein MENSRSTTDAARGQGDACVRQAFTLVELLVVTAIVGSLVAIVMPAIQAAREAARRQLCGDHLRQLALATAQYEAQIRHFPAGRVGCDDTTGVSACPPGLPVARKTAASGFVTLLPYLEQEPLYAQLNVSQGGLWNRNIDDLGWFSSPEKAEGVMQRPPIFVCPSDDSAAVSEVYAPVLAATGSYCFVQGTKGPAAPRAVAKYENDGMFLYVIPRRASEVADGLSRTMLLGEVLMSDVWESSNTWTYARLNADCLRTTEYAINTPPGHGDSYERQNGAMGSYHPNGALFAFADGHVEFLEEQIAPELYRAMSTVASDE, from the coding sequence ATGGAAAACTCCAGATCGACGACAGACGCTGCCCGCGGACAAGGCGATGCGTGCGTAAGGCAAGCCTTCACGTTAGTCGAATTGCTGGTCGTCACTGCGATCGTCGGCAGCCTGGTAGCGATCGTGATGCCCGCGATTCAAGCAGCGCGAGAAGCAGCGCGGCGGCAACTCTGCGGCGATCATCTCCGGCAGCTGGCCCTAGCGACCGCGCAGTACGAGGCTCAAATTCGCCATTTCCCAGCGGGACGAGTGGGCTGTGACGACACCACCGGCGTTTCCGCGTGCCCGCCAGGGTTGCCTGTGGCGCGTAAGACAGCCGCCAGCGGATTTGTGACGCTCCTGCCGTATCTGGAACAAGAGCCGCTTTACGCGCAGCTCAATGTTAGCCAAGGAGGGCTGTGGAACCGCAATATCGATGATCTGGGATGGTTTTCCAGTCCGGAGAAAGCTGAAGGCGTCATGCAGCGCCCGCCGATCTTTGTTTGCCCAAGCGACGACTCAGCAGCCGTCAGCGAGGTTTACGCGCCCGTCTTGGCCGCCACTGGCAGTTACTGCTTCGTCCAAGGAACAAAGGGCCCCGCGGCGCCGCGCGCCGTCGCCAAGTACGAAAATGACGGGATGTTCCTCTATGTGATTCCGCGGCGAGCGAGCGAAGTCGCCGACGGGCTCTCGCGGACGATGCTTCTCGGCGAAGTCCTGATGTCCGATGTTTGGGAGTCTTCCAATACCTGGACATACGCCCGCCTGAATGCCGACTGCTTGCGCACCACGGAGTATGCCATCAATACCCCGCCCGGCCACGGCGACTCCTATGAACGCCAGAACGGCGCCATGGGAAGTTATCATCCTAACGGTGCACTATTCGCGTTCGCCGACGGCCATGTCGAGTTTCTTGAAGAGCAGATTGCTCCTGAGCTCTATCGCGCCATGTCGACGGTCGCCAGCGACGAATGA